The Impatiens glandulifera chromosome 8, dImpGla2.1, whole genome shotgun sequence genome includes a window with the following:
- the LOC124911607 gene encoding FAD synthase-like: MEIDKAIKASDDRRLKTKYNNAIYIIQRALTLYSIEEVAFSFNGGKDSTVLLHLLRAGYYLHQCEKSVETKDTDNSDIKFPIRTIYFESNSAFPDINLFTYETASTYGLQIDTLRQDFKSGLEGLLKSTPIKAIFLGVRIGDPTAVGQEQFSPSSPGWPSFMRVNPILDWSYRDVWAFLLTSKVQYCSLYDQGYTSIGSIHDTVPNALLSIGNSPSSEAKFRPAYLLSDGRLERAGRIKKSSRSLSGRYPAVCNGLKNEETRSGGMLTASIIAVGDEILSGSVEDLIGPSLCKKLHSVGWLVSRVAVVSNNVDSVAEEVERRKSTNDMVFIYGAVGPLHSDVAVAGVAKAFGVRTAPDEEFEEYLRHLIGEKCTGDKNEMAQLPEGITELLHHEKLPVPLIKCLNVIVLVATNVDELDMEWECIIELSRSGSLLTLAEPLVSKSFTTTLYDVELSQELSKLCLDYPDLYIGCHRKSRNSMLVIHFEGKDEEKLQAAADALNKKFNPGVFTELN, translated from the exons ATGGAGATCGACAAAGCTATCAAGGCAAGCGATGACAGGAGGCTGAAAACGAAATACAATAACGCCATCTACATTATTCAAAGGGCACTTACTCTCTATTC AATTGAAGAAGTTGCATTTAGCTTTAATGGTGGGAAGGATTCAACT GTTCTGCTCCATCTGCTCAGGGCTGGCTACTATTTGCATCAATGTGAAAAAAGTGTTGAAACTAAGGACACTGATAATTCCGACATAAAATTCCCAATAAGAACTATCTATTTTGAGAGCAATTCTGCCTTTCCTGACATCAACTTGTTCACATATGAGACTGCATCGAC TTATGGATTGCAAATTGATACTCTCCGTCAAGATTTTAAGTCTGGCTTGGAAGGTCTACTGAAATCCACGCCTATCAAGGCCATTTTTCTTGGAGTTCGAATTGGTGATCCTACAGCG GTTGGCCAAGAACAATTCTCCCCTAGTTCACCTGGATGGCCATCTTTCATGAGAGTTAATCCCATTTTGGACTGGTCGTACAG AGACGTGTGGGCGTTCCTTTTAACTTCTAAGGTTCAATATTGCAGTCTTTATGACCAAGG GTATACTTCAATTGGAAGCATACATGATACAGTTCCAAATGCATTATTGTCGATTGGCAACTCCCCTAGTTCCGAAGCAAAATTCAGGCCTGCGTATTTACTTTCAGATGGGAGATTAGAAAGAGCAGGAAGGATAAAGAAATCTTCCCGCTCTTTGTCTGGACGATATCCAGCTGTCTGCAATGGCCTTAAAAATGAAGAAACACGTTCAGGTGGCATGCTTACAGCCTCAATAATTGCTGTGGGAGATGAGATTTT GTCTGGTAGTGTCGAGGACTTAATAGGACCTTCTTTGTGCAAAAAACTGCATTCTGTAGGCTGGCTTGTATCACGTGTAGCAGTGGTTTCAAACAAT GTAGACTCAGTAGCTGAAGAAGTTGAAAGGCGCAAGTCTACAAATGATATG GTTTTCATATATGGCGCGGTTGGTCCACTTCACTCAGATGTTGCTGTTGCAGGAGTTGCAAAAGCATTTGGAGTTCGAACG GCCCCAGATGAGGAGTTTGAAGAATATCTTAGGCATCTTATTGGTGAAAAATGCACAGGTGACAAAAATGag ATGGCTCAGTTGCCTGAGGGTATTACTGAATTACTGCATCATGAGAAGCTGCCGGTTCCATTG ATCAAATGCTTAAATGTGATTGTTCTTGTGGCAACCAATGTGGATGAGTTGGACATGGAGTGGGAATGCATTATTGAATTGTCGAGATCAGGCAGCCTGCTCACATTGGCAGAACCACTTGTCTCGAAGTCCTTCACAACAACTCTATATGAT GTGGAACTTTCTCAAGAGCTATCAAAACTGTGTCTTGATTACCCAGATCTTTATATAG